One genomic window of Coffea eugenioides isolate CCC68of chromosome 1, Ceug_1.0, whole genome shotgun sequence includes the following:
- the LOC113762046 gene encoding autophagy-related protein 8i, whose translation MGKGGTSISFKDQFTFEERCAESQEMIAKYPDRLPVVVEKYLKTDLPDMEKKKFLVPRDMSVGQFIHVLSGRLHLAPGKALFVFVENTLPQTSSLMQFVYESYKDEDGFVYMCYSSEKTFGCDL comes from the exons ATGGGGAAAGGCGGCACGAGTATCTCCTTCAAAGACCAATTCACTTTTG AGGAAAGGTGCGCAGAATCGCAAGAGATGATCGCTAAGTATCCCGACCGACTACCT GTGGTCGTGGAAAAGTATCTCAAAACTGATCTTCCCGACATGGAGAAGAAGAA ATTCCTAGTGCCTAGAGACATGTCTGTGGGACAGTTCATTCACGTCCTTAGCGGGAGGCTCCATTTGGCTCCCGGGAAAGCTCTCTTTGTATTTGTCGAGAACACCTTGCCTCAAACAT CAAGTTTGATGCAGTTTGTTTATGAATCGTACAAGGATGAAGATGGATTTGTTTATATGTGCTACAGCAGTGAGAAAACCTTTGGTTGTGACTTGTGA
- the LOC113778076 gene encoding E3 ubiquitin-protein ligase ZNF598 — MDDSCAVCAESLEWVAYGACGHKDVCSTCVVRLRFICHDRRCCICKTTSDFIFVTKALGDYTRMISDFSAFPSEPKEGRLGSFWYHEDTQAFFDDVDHYKMIKAMCRLSCSVCDAKMLDELPNNDASRRRPRFRSIEQLKGHLFHQHRLVMCSLCLEGRKVFICEQKLYTRAQLDQHISTGDSEVDGSESERGGFMGHPMCEFCRTPFYGDNELYSHMSTEHYTCHICQRQHPGQYEYYKNYDDLEIHFRRDHFLCEDEACLAKKFIVFQSEAELKRHNTLEHGGRMSRSKRNAALQLPTSFRYRRSNEQENRRGRGRTFRRDTSETDLSLAIQASLEASNLDGRIPNATSSSGRASASGEISDVDPLISPLESLATTDSEQSSRYREALSQNSGNAPLEESSFPPLPMAPGSSQLKSQQDASVKKSMAAHLRVKNLTKPSFPRSSPAWPMARSKPVSAAVSPQLTPNTAPGLASSSGLNKLAADDGRALSSSSNPVQARPASSHDSSYSHSYSQSPAQQVWPTLNNSSGSSSSIGQSKPATENGPSLSTYSSSLMARPPMASDTYSSKNRGSSGKISYSASAPNLVHSGAFDSLATDFPPVSATQVGKLPTGSQVITNVEDIHSANKSLVERIRVALDFNQDKFSAFKDLSAEYRQGLIDGETYLVYVEQFGLSHLLVELAQLCPDTRKQKELIETYNTNMVSDSTKENRRSAFHPKDVNRSKKGKDKAVDAGNNTAKDNLADSIISTVRELQSSYKPSEEVEVLSKDGYRAAKGKSKIAVDESQGQLSSTGESAILKGQTDLSGSIQKKVEKDGRSKQRKKTSKFHRIRLGDGSAAAILDLKNPNSDQDPDPDLSEAASGGQNHFTEGVPGRGVWRDGGGQKLFTMTSRQPKK, encoded by the exons GCTTTGGGAGATTATACTCGGATGATCAGCGACTTTTCAGCCTTTCCTTCTGAACCGAAGGAGGGTCGACTTGGCTCCTTTTGGTACCACGAGGACACCCAGGCTTTCTTCGATGATGTGGACCACTATAAGATGATCAAGGCCATGTGCAGGCTTTCTTGCAGCGTCTGTGATGCCAAAATGTTGGACGAGTTGCCCAACAATGACGCATCCAGGAGAAGGCCTAGATTTCGGAGTATTGAACAGCTTAAGGGCCATCTGTTTCACCAGCATAGGTTGGTTATGTGCAGCTTGTGTTTAGAAGGAAGGAAG GTGTTTATTTGTGAGCAAAAACTATATACTAGAGCACAACTGGATCAGCATATAAGCACTGGTGATTCTGAGGTGGATGGAAGTGAAAGTGAAAGAGGTGGATTCATGGGGCATCCAATGTGTGAATTCTGTCGAACTCCGTTCTATGGAGATAATGAGTTGTATTCACACATGTCTACTGAACACTATACCTGTCATATTTGTCAAAG GCAGCATCCTGGACAATATGAATACTACAAGAATTACGATGATTTGGAG aTCCATTTCCGTCGGGATCATTTCTTGTGTGAGGATGAAGCCTGCCTTGCTAAAAAATTTATTGTCTTTCAATCTGAAGCTGAACTGAAG AGGCACAACACATTAGAGCATGGAGGACGTATGTCTCGTTCCAAGCGTAATGCTGCACTTCAG TTGCCAACTAGTTTTCGATATCGACGGAGTAATGAACAGGAGAATCGTCGTGGAAGGGGGCGTACATTTCGGCGTGATACTTCTGAAACTGACCTCTCTTTGGCCATCCAAGCCAGTCTCGAAGCATCTAATTTGGATGGCAGAATTCCAAATGCTACATCGTCCAGCGGGAGGGCATCTGCTTCAGGAGAAATAAGTGATGTTGATCCACTTATTTCACCtctagaatcattagctacgaCAGATTCTGAGCAATCTTCACGATATCGTGAGGCCTTGTCGCAGAACTCTGGGAATGCACCACTTGAAGAGTCTTCATTTCCTCCCCTTCCCATGGCTCCTGGTAGCAGTCAGCTGAAGTCGCAACAAGATGCTTCAGTGAAGAAAAGTATGGCAGCCCATCTACGGGTTAAGAACTTAACAAAACCAAGCTTTCCAAGGTCATCACCAGCTTGGCCAATGGCACGGAGTAAACCTGTATCAGCAGCAGTTTCTCCACAGCTTACTCCAAATACTGCACCTGGGTTAGCCTCTAGTTCTGGCCTTAATAAGCTGGCTGCAGATGATGGTCGTGCATTGTCCAGCTCTTCTAATCCTGTTCAGGCACGACCTGCATCCAGTCATGATTCATCATATTCTCATTCTTATTCGCAATCACCAGCTCAGCAAGTTTGGCCTACATTAAATAATTCCTCTGGATCATCATCTTCCATAGGCCAAAGTAAGCCAGCCACAGAAAATGGACCTTCATTATCTACCTATTCAAGCTCTCTTATGGCTCGACCTCCAATGGCTAGTGACACATATTCATCAAAGAATAGGGGCAGCTCCGGTAAAATTAGTTATTCAGCGTCAGCACCAAACCTTGTTCATAGTGGAGCTTTTGACTCTCTAGCTACTGATTTTCCTCCAGTTTCGGCCACGCAGGTAGGGAAGTTGCCCACTGGTAGCCAAGTCATCACCAATGTAGAAGATATTCATAGTGCAAACAAATCTTTAGTGGAAAGGATACGCGTTGCTTTGGACTTCAATCAGGACAAATTCTCTGCTTTCAAAGACTTATCTGCAGAATATCGTCAAGGCTTAATAGATGGAGAGACATATCTTGTATATGTGGAGCAGTTTGGCTTGTCACATCTTCTTGTTGAGTTGGCTCAACTCTGTCCAGATACTCGCAAGCAGAAAGAGTTGATTGAGACATACAATACTAATATGGTAAGTGATTCCACAAAAGAGAACAGAAGAAGTGCCTTCCATCCCAAAGACGTTAATCGttcaaagaaaggaaaagataaGGCTGTCGATGCTGGAAATAATACTGCAAAGGATAATTTAGCTGACAGCATCATCAGTACAGTACGGGAACTTCAGTCAAGCTACAAGCCTTCAGAAGAAGTTGAAGTGTTATCAAAGGATGGTTATCGAGCTGCCAAGGGAAAATCAAAAATAGCAGTTGATGAATCTCAAGGACAACTATCTTCAACTGGTGAATCTGCTATTCTCAAGGGCCAAACTGACTTGTCTGGATCTATtcaaaaaaaagtggaaaaagATGGAAGAAGTAAACAACGGAAGAAAACATCAAAGTTCCACAGGATCCGCTTAGGCGATGGCTCTGCAGCAGCAATTTTGGACCTTAAAAATCCAAATTCTGATCAAGATCCAGATCCAGATTTGTCTGAGGCTGCTTCAGGAGGGCAAAATCATTTTACTGAAGGTGTGCCTGGTCGGGGTGTTTGGCGTGACGGTGGTGGACAGAAGCTTTTTACAATGACTTCAAGACAGCCGAAGAAATAA